One genomic segment of Catalinimonas alkaloidigena includes these proteins:
- a CDS encoding glycoside hydrolase family 32 protein, whose protein sequence is MRNFYISFVLVSLLLSSCSQPPETAVEQEVQTTETGNAYYQERYRPAYHFSPQENWMNDPNGLVYFDGEYHLFYQYNPQGNQWGNMSWGHAVSTDLLHWEHLPIALEMENGNMIFSGSAVVDKNNSSGLCDSPEGCMMAIYTAHTDKLQTQAIAYSNDRGRSWTKYEGNPVLDENMKDFRDPKVFWYAEGQKWVMSVAIPKEQKIRFYESQNLIDWNMMSEFGPQGFVDGIWECPDLFPLQVAETGEEKWVLLVSYNTDSIGSSMQYFVGDFNGREFTNDNTDDLILTLDYGRDFYAGVTWNNVPDEGLLLIGWINNWQYAGEIPTTPWRSAQSLVRKLYLHEFPEGIRLTQTPVEATQKLRQQHVHDENVQLQEGDNYLSLENIQGKQLEIIAEFAYEAIDTQSEAEALAGEFGVKVFKGEEQETIIGYDVATQSLFMDRTQSGDTSFHDTFSERTVALMPTDDGTVSMHIYVDHSVVEVFGNNGYVAMTNRVFPDPSQDGVEIYAIGGIVTLKSLDIWEVDSIWNQTVVKDHSQ, encoded by the coding sequence ATGAGAAATTTTTATATCAGCTTCGTTTTAGTATCACTCCTCTTATCAAGTTGCAGTCAGCCCCCTGAAACTGCTGTAGAACAAGAGGTACAAACTACCGAAACAGGCAATGCTTACTATCAGGAGCGCTATCGTCCTGCTTATCATTTCTCTCCCCAGGAAAACTGGATGAACGATCCCAATGGGCTGGTCTACTTTGACGGAGAATACCATCTGTTTTATCAGTACAATCCCCAGGGTAACCAATGGGGCAATATGAGTTGGGGACATGCCGTATCTACCGACCTACTTCATTGGGAGCATCTGCCCATCGCCCTGGAAATGGAAAACGGCAACATGATATTTTCCGGCAGCGCAGTCGTGGATAAAAATAATTCCAGCGGCCTATGTGACTCTCCTGAGGGCTGCATGATGGCCATATACACCGCGCATACTGATAAATTACAAACCCAGGCTATCGCTTACAGCAATGACAGGGGGCGTAGCTGGACCAAATATGAAGGGAACCCTGTGCTGGATGAGAATATGAAGGACTTCCGTGACCCTAAAGTTTTCTGGTATGCGGAAGGACAAAAGTGGGTAATGTCCGTAGCGATTCCAAAGGAGCAAAAAATACGTTTCTATGAGTCGCAAAACCTTATAGACTGGAATATGATGAGCGAATTTGGTCCTCAGGGCTTTGTAGATGGTATCTGGGAGTGCCCTGATCTTTTTCCTCTGCAGGTAGCTGAAACCGGAGAGGAAAAGTGGGTATTGCTTGTCTCCTACAATACCGACAGCATAGGGTCTTCCATGCAGTACTTTGTCGGGGATTTTAACGGAAGGGAATTTACCAATGATAATACCGATGACCTGATACTTACGCTGGATTATGGTCGTGATTTCTATGCAGGTGTCACCTGGAACAATGTGCCCGACGAAGGTCTGCTACTGATAGGCTGGATTAACAACTGGCAATATGCCGGGGAGATTCCTACCACACCCTGGCGCTCTGCCCAGTCGCTGGTGAGAAAGCTGTACCTACATGAGTTTCCCGAAGGCATACGCCTGACCCAGACGCCGGTAGAAGCAACGCAAAAACTCCGGCAACAACATGTGCATGATGAAAATGTGCAGCTACAGGAGGGGGACAATTATCTGTCATTAGAGAATATTCAGGGAAAGCAATTAGAGATCATTGCCGAATTTGCCTACGAGGCCATAGATACCCAGAGCGAAGCGGAAGCGCTGGCGGGAGAATTTGGCGTAAAAGTTTTTAAAGGGGAAGAACAGGAAACCATCATTGGCTATGATGTAGCTACCCAATCGCTCTTTATGGACAGGACGCAGTCAGGCGACACAAGCTTCCATGATACTTTTAGCGAGCGCACAGTCGCCCTTATGCCTACTGACGATGGCACTGTAAGTATGCACATTTATGTAGATCATTCGGTAGTGGAGGTGTTTGGCAACAATGGTTATGTAGCCATGACCAACCGTGTATTTCCTGACCCTTCGCAGGATGGGGTAGAAATTTATGCCATAGGTGGCATTGTAACCTTAAAGTCACTAGACATTTGGGAAGTAGATTCTATTTGGAATCAGACAGTAGTGAAAGACCATTCACAGTAG
- a CDS encoding FAD-dependent monooxygenase, which produces MLYSIIENYSSKPYSMHAQPEKIAIIGGGIAGLTLAICLKGKGYHCQIFEKQAELREVGAAISIFPNALRVFRALGMMEDILASSGEMTQVFMKTAQGKILAKSEPQYDLPTVCMHRADLHSILLKHTSAELFPAHELSTLDNLPDGKVEVVFQNEMTKTFDAVIGADGIHSAVRQYVIGDGKPVFRGYNIWRGIVDADFAIGYGSETYGIGKRVGIVPIKDGKYGWWASYNEDFMQDDAPEGTAAKLQRLFGHWHHPIPELMAKTEHILKNSLADRLPKAGWSKGNVTLLGDAAHPTTPNLGQGGCMAIEGAYLLAKAIEKYGLGAKAFQRYEALHFPRTKSVTEESLRMGKMGQLENSLAIFFRNYLFRIMPSSLAMKMIDKYFSYDVCKVEV; this is translated from the coding sequence TTGCTGTACTCAATCATAGAAAACTATTCATCCAAACCTTACAGCATGCATGCACAGCCTGAAAAGATAGCCATTATTGGCGGAGGAATCGCCGGTCTGACGCTGGCGATCTGCCTGAAAGGTAAAGGTTATCATTGCCAGATCTTTGAGAAACAGGCGGAACTCCGGGAGGTAGGGGCCGCCATCAGTATATTTCCCAATGCTTTGCGGGTATTTCGTGCGTTGGGCATGATGGAAGATATACTGGCGAGTAGTGGCGAGATGACCCAGGTTTTTATGAAAACCGCTCAGGGTAAAATTCTTGCCAAATCCGAACCTCAATACGATCTGCCTACCGTGTGCATGCATAGAGCGGATTTACATTCCATTCTTCTGAAGCATACTTCGGCTGAGCTTTTTCCCGCGCATGAACTCAGCACTCTGGACAACCTGCCTGACGGAAAAGTGGAAGTGGTTTTTCAAAATGAAATGACTAAGACCTTTGATGCAGTGATTGGAGCTGATGGCATACATTCCGCAGTCCGGCAGTACGTGATTGGGGATGGTAAGCCGGTATTCAGGGGTTATAACATCTGGAGAGGAATAGTAGACGCTGACTTTGCCATAGGATACGGCAGCGAGACGTATGGAATTGGAAAAAGGGTAGGCATTGTACCGATTAAAGACGGCAAATACGGTTGGTGGGCAAGCTACAATGAAGATTTTATGCAGGATGACGCCCCCGAAGGCACAGCGGCAAAGCTGCAAAGACTATTTGGCCACTGGCATCATCCTATACCCGAACTCATGGCTAAGACGGAGCACATTCTGAAGAATAGCCTGGCTGACAGGCTTCCTAAAGCTGGTTGGAGTAAAGGGAATGTTACATTGCTGGGAGATGCCGCTCATCCGACTACACCCAATCTGGGGCAGGGAGGCTGTATGGCAATTGAAGGTGCTTATCTGCTGGCCAAGGCTATTGAGAAGTATGGTTTAGGAGCGAAAGCATTTCAGCGCTACGAAGCCTTGCATTTTCCCCGTACAAAATCCGTCACAGAGGAAAGCCTGCGCATGGGCAAAATGGGACAGCTTGAGAACTCTCTTGCGATCTTCTTCAGAAATTACCTATTTAGGATAATGCCATCTTCGCTGGCCATGAAAATGATTGACAAATACTTTTCCTATGACGTATGCAAAGTAGAAGTTTAA
- a CDS encoding Nif3-like dinuclear metal center hexameric protein, with protein MQSLRLFLLALLCLCSGLLQAQPYASPTTENAKPKAMTVGEVIERIKENLTVEWQPGGVDTIKAGDWEQEVSGIATTFMATLDVLKRAYAQGANLIITHEPTFYNHLDDKTYFEDDPVFRAKMKFIRDHNMVVWRFHDYWHMTEPDGIFVGVVRAFDWAKYRDGDQQLFDIPATNLGALASELRKKFNTSTVRVVGSADMEISRVGILPGAYGMRPQVKMIRESDIDVLIVGESAEWETIEYVRDGLEAGIQKALIVMGHADSEEPGMQYCAEWMDTFIDEVPVIFVPAGNPLWTAE; from the coding sequence ATGCAAAGCTTACGCCTATTCCTGCTTGCTCTCTTATGTCTCTGCTCTGGCCTCCTCCAGGCACAACCCTATGCTTCCCCTACTACTGAAAATGCTAAGCCTAAAGCCATGACTGTAGGTGAAGTGATTGAACGTATCAAAGAAAACCTGACTGTAGAATGGCAGCCAGGAGGGGTAGATACCATCAAGGCGGGAGACTGGGAGCAGGAAGTGTCAGGCATCGCTACTACTTTTATGGCTACGCTGGATGTGCTCAAACGGGCATACGCGCAAGGGGCTAACCTCATCATCACCCACGAACCTACTTTCTACAACCATCTGGACGATAAGACTTACTTTGAGGATGATCCAGTGTTCCGTGCTAAAATGAAATTTATCCGGGATCATAATATGGTGGTATGGCGCTTCCACGACTACTGGCATATGACCGAGCCCGATGGCATCTTTGTGGGTGTGGTGCGGGCGTTTGACTGGGCCAAGTACCGGGATGGGGATCAGCAGCTTTTTGATATCCCTGCCACCAATCTGGGAGCATTGGCCAGTGAGCTTCGCAAAAAATTCAATACCAGCACTGTAAGGGTCGTGGGCTCTGCTGATATGGAAATCAGCCGGGTAGGGATACTGCCGGGCGCTTACGGCATGCGTCCGCAGGTGAAGATGATACGCGAATCGGACATTGACGTACTGATTGTAGGAGAAAGTGCCGAGTGGGAAACGATAGAATATGTGCGGGATGGGCTGGAAGCAGGTATCCAAAAAGCATTGATCGTGATGGGACATGCCGACTCAGAGGAGCCCGGTATGCAGTACTGTGCCGAATGGATGGATACGTTTATTGACGAAGTACCAGTAATCTTTGTGCCGGCAGGCAACCCTCTCTGGACAGCGGAGTAA
- a CDS encoding DUF3052 family protein: MPQAAGYSGSPLEKKLGLKSGFVIRLINPPNHYFELFQTIPPDIEIKSDTKSPKDFIHFFTQEAAELEDKLPRLKQEIKANGMLWISWPKKASRVPTDITEGTIRDAALAIGLVDVKVCAVDIIWSGLKLVIPVKGRK, from the coding sequence ATGCCTCAAGCCGCAGGATACTCAGGATCGCCTCTGGAGAAAAAGCTCGGCCTGAAGTCAGGTTTTGTGATCCGGCTCATCAACCCTCCCAACCATTATTTTGAACTGTTTCAGACCATTCCTCCCGATATTGAGATAAAATCCGATACAAAATCACCCAAAGACTTCATCCATTTCTTTACCCAAGAGGCTGCGGAACTGGAAGATAAACTCCCCAGGCTAAAACAGGAGATCAAAGCCAATGGTATGCTCTGGATAAGCTGGCCCAAGAAAGCTTCCCGAGTGCCTACTGATATTACCGAAGGCACCATCCGAGACGCTGCCTTAGCCATCGGCCTGGTAGACGTAAAAGTATGTGCGGTAGATATCATCTGGTCAGGATTGAAGCTGGTAATTCCCGTGAAGGGTAGAAAGTAG
- a CDS encoding fasciclin domain-containing protein yields the protein MKKRIFSMMTAAMFVAFASYANGGSNEATTNAANNDNTTTERTSEEPLQSMDIVDLAGSQDNLSTLVAAVKAAGLVETLKGDGPFTVFAPTDEAFAALPEGTLEMLLKPENKDKLVAILTYHVVSGSVESSALSDGMEVSTVEGSDIAVEIEGESVMINNASVVNANVGASNGVVHVIDKVILPPNM from the coding sequence ATGAAGAAGCGAATTTTTTCTATGATGACAGCAGCTATGTTTGTAGCCTTTGCTTCCTATGCAAATGGAGGTAGTAATGAAGCCACCACCAATGCTGCTAATAATGACAATACTACTACAGAAAGAACTTCTGAAGAGCCATTACAGTCTATGGATATTGTTGATCTGGCAGGCTCACAAGACAACCTTTCTACCTTGGTTGCTGCTGTAAAAGCGGCCGGACTGGTAGAAACACTGAAAGGTGACGGTCCATTTACTGTTTTTGCTCCTACTGATGAAGCATTTGCAGCCCTACCCGAAGGAACTTTGGAGATGCTGCTTAAGCCGGAAAACAAAGATAAGCTGGTTGCGATCCTTACTTATCATGTGGTATCAGGATCAGTAGAATCTAGTGCTCTGTCTGATGGTATGGAAGTGTCTACTGTAGAAGGCAGCGATATCGCAGTAGAAATAGAAGGGGAAAGTGTAATGATTAACAATGCCTCTGTTGTAAACGCTAATGTAGGTGCTTCTAATGGAGTAGTCCACGTAATTGACAAGGTGATTTTACCACCAAACATGTAA
- a CDS encoding head GIN domain-containing protein, with product MRTLTLLCLTTLLSFSLCAQNLEQRKISDFKSVKFEGRGDLILTEGNTAALELEAGDGVDLSRVRTYVQGNTLYIKYDRDDEVWDMHPKIIVYLSYRSLHEISAAGIIDVRTESPIRNSSFSFIAEGMGKSNLEVAVDRITVQIAGTADVKLRGIVNRGSLILEGTGELDAFDMKAASIDAEVNGTGSLFVYATERLHVEANGFGAQVKYKGNPADKVIDKSGWVSVKQVNSR from the coding sequence ATGAGAACATTAACCCTTTTATGCTTGACTACTCTATTGAGCTTCTCTCTATGTGCTCAGAACCTTGAGCAGCGTAAAATCAGCGACTTTAAGAGCGTTAAATTTGAAGGCAGAGGAGACCTGATCCTGACTGAGGGCAATACAGCTGCTTTGGAACTGGAAGCCGGTGATGGTGTAGACCTCAGCCGTGTCAGGACTTATGTACAGGGCAATACACTGTATATCAAATATGACAGAGATGATGAAGTCTGGGACATGCACCCTAAAATTATCGTCTATCTCTCGTATCGTAGTCTGCATGAAATCAGCGCAGCGGGTATTATAGATGTGAGAACGGAATCACCCATCAGAAATTCATCCTTCAGTTTCATCGCTGAGGGCATGGGTAAAAGCAATCTGGAGGTAGCGGTAGACCGAATCACCGTGCAAATCGCCGGTACGGCTGATGTGAAGCTCAGAGGTATAGTAAACCGGGGAAGTCTGATACTGGAAGGTACAGGTGAACTGGATGCATTTGACATGAAAGCTGCTTCTATTGATGCTGAAGTTAACGGTACGGGTTCCCTGTTTGTATATGCGACCGAACGTCTGCATGTAGAAGCTAATGGCTTTGGAGCGCAAGTAAAATATAAAGGAAATCCCGCAGATAAAGTGATAGACAAGTCCGGCTGGGTATCGGTCAAGCAGGTGAATAGCCGGTAA
- a CDS encoding sialate O-acetylesterase has translation MKNLCFSHFPALACLLLLAASCSPKIAQRTRYFPQQQELVKQMPEKENLWIFIMAGQSNMAGRGRVEPEDTIAHPRILTINQEKEWIVAKEPLHFYEPKLTGLDCGLAFGRELLRHVPDSISIALIPCAVGGSAIQQWLGDSTFRNVQLMHNFEEKVDLARQSGHIKGILWHQGESDATDELIPLYPAQLGKLISTFRTYIGDANLPVLIGELGPYATPDEKQQRWHRINEAIHQFADSDQLIRVASTSDLQHKGDDVHFNSESQRILGKRFAEKYLEIAEQPTGVYSKP, from the coding sequence GTGAAAAACCTATGCTTCTCTCATTTTCCTGCTTTGGCCTGTCTGCTCTTGCTGGCAGCTTCCTGTAGTCCTAAAATAGCCCAAAGAACCCGCTACTTTCCTCAGCAGCAGGAACTGGTGAAGCAAATGCCGGAGAAGGAGAACCTGTGGATTTTTATCATGGCCGGCCAATCCAATATGGCGGGTAGGGGAAGGGTAGAACCGGAAGACACTATTGCGCATCCCCGAATACTCACCATCAATCAGGAAAAGGAGTGGATAGTGGCCAAAGAACCGCTGCACTTCTACGAACCTAAGCTCACCGGACTGGACTGTGGCTTGGCTTTTGGCAGGGAACTGCTCAGGCATGTGCCCGACTCTATCAGTATCGCGCTGATTCCCTGTGCGGTGGGCGGCAGTGCCATTCAGCAGTGGCTGGGAGATTCTACCTTTAGAAACGTACAGCTCATGCATAATTTTGAAGAGAAAGTAGACCTTGCCCGGCAGTCTGGTCATATCAAAGGTATACTCTGGCATCAGGGAGAGAGCGACGCTACTGACGAACTGATACCATTATATCCGGCACAGCTTGGTAAGCTGATAAGCACTTTCAGAACATATATTGGCGATGCTAATCTGCCGGTGCTGATAGGAGAGCTGGGACCCTATGCCACCCCTGATGAAAAACAGCAGCGATGGCACCGTATCAATGAGGCAATTCATCAGTTTGCGGATTCAGATCAACTGATCAGGGTAGCAAGTACCAGCGACTTGCAACATAAGGGAGATGATGTACATTTTAATTCTGAATCGCAGAGAATACTAGGCAAGAGGTTCGCTGAAAAATACCTGGAAATAGCAGAGCAGCCTACAGGCGTATACAGCAAGCCCTGA
- a CDS encoding AAC(3) family N-acetyltransferase — translation MYSREDLIQDIESLGVDAQGTLLIHSSMKAIGEVEGGAETVLDAFIAYMKDGLLIFPTHTWHKDNNKDGIYNPLTEPSCVGILSNLFMQRPGVVRSLHPSHSIAALGKDAEAYTEGEEKSSTPCPREGCWGKLYDRDAQILFLGCSTKSNTYIHSVEEWCDVPERLTEDYHHYRIIKPDGAVVDYSQRNHSKKYGDVSRNYDKLLKPSLYHGIIREGKIGDAASYLCDARPMAELTLAFLKRAPNLFLDDTPIPEDWYR, via the coding sequence ATGTATAGCCGAGAAGACCTGATACAGGATATAGAGAGTTTAGGCGTTGATGCGCAGGGTACACTGCTGATTCATTCCTCCATGAAGGCCATAGGCGAGGTGGAAGGTGGTGCGGAAACCGTTTTAGACGCATTTATAGCGTATATGAAAGATGGACTGCTGATTTTTCCTACCCATACCTGGCATAAAGACAATAATAAAGATGGGATTTATAATCCGCTGACTGAACCCTCCTGCGTAGGCATATTGAGCAATCTGTTTATGCAGCGTCCGGGAGTGGTACGTTCTCTGCATCCTTCTCATTCGATAGCGGCTCTGGGTAAAGATGCTGAAGCCTATACTGAGGGTGAGGAAAAAAGTAGCACGCCCTGTCCCAGAGAAGGCTGCTGGGGCAAGCTCTACGACCGGGACGCGCAGATCCTGTTTCTGGGATGCAGTACAAAATCCAACACCTATATCCACAGTGTAGAAGAGTGGTGCGACGTGCCTGAACGACTGACAGAAGATTACCATCATTATAGGATTATCAAACCTGATGGTGCGGTAGTGGATTATTCACAACGCAACCATTCCAAGAAGTATGGTGATGTATCCAGAAATTATGATAAGCTGCTGAAGCCCAGTTTATACCATGGCATTATCCGTGAAGGAAAGATAGGTGATGCGGCATCTTATCTGTGTGATGCCCGCCCTATGGCTGAGCTTACGCTTGCCTTCCTGAAAAGAGCACCCAATCTTTTTCTGGACGATACGCCAATCCCGGAGGATTGGTATAGGTAG
- a CDS encoding SDR family oxidoreductase: protein MAKPDKVPEQGQKKQPGKEHQMHPEPEIIRKGYKGGDRLKGKVALITGGDSGIGRAVAVHFAHEGADIAIIYKSEDQDAEKTKRMVEEANRKCLVIRGDLKDHSFSEKAVSQSLKEYKKIDILVNNAAVQFPKDMLEEISDEQLEKTFDTNILAMIRMTRALIPHLKEDARIINTTSVTAYRGSAHLMDYASTKGAIVSFTRSLAKNLAEKKILANGVAPGPIWTPLIPATFDDVSKFGQNTPLGRPGQPSEVAPAYVFLASEDATYMTGQIIHINGGEVIGG from the coding sequence ATGGCTAAACCCGATAAAGTCCCTGAGCAGGGACAAAAGAAACAACCCGGAAAAGAACATCAAATGCACCCTGAGCCGGAGATCATCAGAAAAGGTTATAAAGGTGGAGATCGGCTCAAGGGCAAAGTAGCGCTGATTACGGGAGGCGACAGTGGTATTGGACGAGCAGTCGCTGTACATTTCGCCCACGAAGGTGCAGACATTGCTATTATCTATAAGTCTGAAGACCAGGATGCAGAGAAAACCAAGCGCATGGTAGAGGAGGCAAATAGGAAATGTCTGGTGATCCGGGGTGACTTGAAAGACCACAGTTTTAGTGAAAAGGCAGTGAGTCAAAGCTTGAAGGAATATAAAAAGATTGATATTCTGGTCAACAATGCAGCAGTTCAATTTCCCAAAGATATGCTGGAAGAGATAAGTGATGAGCAACTGGAAAAAACTTTTGATACAAATATCCTGGCGATGATTCGGATGACGAGAGCGCTCATCCCTCATCTGAAAGAAGATGCGCGAATCATCAATACAACTTCTGTGACAGCCTATCGGGGGAGTGCCCACCTGATGGACTATGCCTCTACCAAAGGAGCGATTGTATCTTTTACCCGTTCGCTGGCCAAGAACCTCGCTGAGAAAAAGATACTGGCGAATGGTGTAGCTCCCGGACCTATCTGGACACCGCTTATTCCTGCTACCTTTGATGATGTGAGTAAGTTCGGACAAAATACTCCGCTGGGCCGACCTGGACAGCCTTCTGAGGTTGCTCCGGCTTACGTATTCCTGGCGTCAGAAGACGCTACGTATATGACGGGACAGATCATACATATCAATGGAGGAGAAGTAATAGGGGGTTAA
- a CDS encoding DMT family transporter codes for MKYPYLLLVGATLFWAGNVVLSKAISTEIPPISLAFWRWSTAFVVIAGFGWKKVIQDWDSIRSNLPILLPLSLLGITAFNTMIYLALQTTTALNSLLLQSFQPVVVAVLSYFFLKDRLGKWQVLGIVISLLGTLVLVAKGDISSLSGTDFNQGDLWIIAAVACYATYTVLLKFRPAMHPLSFLMVTFFLGTLMLLPFYLWEHTYAEPIVWNSAVWMTIAYLGIFPSFISYLFFNEAVRKVGANTAGLFTHLIPLFGSLMAILFLGETFYTFHAVGISLTFSGIYLVIRNKISPRKKKQLQ; via the coding sequence ATGAAGTATCCTTATCTGCTGTTAGTTGGTGCCACATTGTTTTGGGCAGGAAATGTCGTTTTGAGCAAAGCCATATCTACAGAAATACCACCGATAAGCCTGGCTTTCTGGCGTTGGAGCACAGCGTTTGTAGTGATTGCTGGCTTCGGATGGAAAAAAGTAATACAGGACTGGGATAGTATTCGTAGTAACTTACCTATACTCTTGCCGCTTTCACTATTGGGCATTACCGCCTTCAATACCATGATCTACCTTGCCCTTCAGACTACTACAGCACTCAATAGCCTTCTTTTGCAGTCCTTTCAGCCCGTAGTGGTTGCGGTTTTATCCTATTTTTTCCTGAAGGATCGCCTGGGAAAATGGCAGGTGCTGGGCATTGTCATTTCTTTATTAGGTACATTAGTACTGGTAGCCAAAGGAGACATAAGCTCACTTTCAGGAACAGATTTTAACCAGGGAGATCTGTGGATCATTGCCGCTGTGGCTTGTTACGCTACCTATACGGTCTTGTTAAAATTTCGTCCCGCTATGCATCCGTTGAGCTTTCTGATGGTTACCTTTTTTCTGGGCACCCTGATGTTGCTGCCTTTCTATCTTTGGGAACACACCTATGCTGAGCCTATAGTCTGGAATTCAGCCGTATGGATGACAATCGCTTACCTGGGAATTTTTCCTTCCTTTATCTCCTATCTCTTTTTTAACGAAGCAGTGCGTAAGGTGGGAGCCAACACCGCAGGTTTATTTACCCACCTGATTCCTCTTTTTGGCAGTTTGATGGCTATTCTTTTCCTGGGAGAAACTTTCTACACCTTTCATGCAGTGGGCATTAGCCTGACTTTTAGTGGAATTTATCTGGTAATCAGGAACAAGATTTCTCCTAGAAAGAAGAAACAGTTGCAGTAA
- a CDS encoding fasciclin domain-containing protein: MTLNIEKSRIFRALSILLALSMGVVLISCEEDEDVIDDGESELTIYEEIADSPDFTLLAAAIDKANLADQLDSEGSFTLLAPSDNAFISAGITNLDNYSADELADILEYHVINEELLIEDFVESKEEETLDGTLYVIPTEQSIYLNANAQFVRPVNVDATNGVIHVVDNVLEEPQNNVAEIIGDDEDLAILQEAIAQAGISDVLTQEGPYTIFAPTDAAFEKLFDELGVSSLAELSSDQLTDILQYHVIEERTFSPELEAGSQSTLLGENFTITFDNAILLVDDNETTENAVVVAGDRLGNNGVVHYIDEVMLPSASE, encoded by the coding sequence ATGACATTAAATATAGAAAAAAGCAGGATTTTTCGTGCTTTATCTATTCTACTCGCCCTCAGTATGGGAGTAGTATTGATAAGTTGCGAAGAGGATGAAGATGTAATAGACGATGGTGAGAGCGAACTTACCATTTATGAAGAGATTGCAGACAGTCCCGATTTTACATTGCTGGCAGCGGCCATTGACAAGGCAAATCTGGCAGATCAATTGGATAGCGAAGGAAGCTTTACCCTACTGGCCCCGTCTGATAATGCTTTTATCAGTGCAGGTATTACGAATCTGGATAACTACAGTGCAGATGAACTGGCGGATATTCTTGAATACCATGTCATCAATGAAGAACTGCTGATAGAAGATTTTGTAGAATCAAAAGAAGAGGAGACACTGGACGGAACACTTTATGTAATTCCTACAGAGCAGAGTATTTACCTGAATGCCAACGCACAATTTGTAAGGCCGGTAAATGTTGACGCTACCAATGGGGTAATTCATGTAGTAGACAATGTACTTGAAGAACCTCAAAATAATGTTGCTGAAATCATCGGTGATGATGAAGATCTGGCAATATTGCAGGAAGCTATAGCCCAGGCAGGCATCAGCGATGTACTGACTCAGGAAGGTCCGTATACCATTTTTGCGCCTACTGACGCAGCCTTTGAAAAACTGTTTGACGAATTGGGCGTATCCTCTCTGGCGGAGCTTTCCAGCGATCAGTTGACCGATATTCTTCAGTATCATGTCATTGAAGAGAGAACATTTAGTCCCGAACTGGAAGCAGGTAGTCAGAGTACGCTATTAGGAGAAAATTTTACCATTACATTTGATAATGCTATTCTGCTGGTAGATGATAACGAAACTACCGAGAACGCAGTTGTGGTAGCAGGTGACCGCTTAGGAAACAATGGTGTAGTTCACTATATTGATGAAGTGATGCTGCCTTCAGCCTCAGAATAA
- a CDS encoding uracil-DNA glycosylase family protein, protein MLEDLLSEVRHCTVCEPHLPLGARPVLSAHPKSKILVVGQAPGTKVHASGIPWNDQSGRTLRKWLGVSDEEFYTPEKFAIVPMGFCYPGKGKSGDLPPRKECAPLWHAALLERMSELQLTLLIGQYAQKYYLKGHAKKNLTETVRSFEDYQPDCIPLPHPSPRNRFWLKKNPWFEEILIPQLQYRVKKVLY, encoded by the coding sequence ATGTTGGAAGACTTATTATCTGAAGTCAGGCACTGTACTGTGTGCGAACCCCACCTCCCACTGGGAGCGAGGCCGGTATTATCTGCCCATCCGAAAAGCAAAATACTGGTGGTAGGACAGGCTCCCGGAACTAAGGTACATGCCAGCGGCATCCCCTGGAATGACCAGAGTGGCAGGACCTTGCGAAAATGGCTGGGCGTAAGTGATGAGGAGTTTTATACGCCTGAGAAATTTGCCATAGTGCCTATGGGGTTCTGTTATCCGGGAAAAGGTAAATCAGGAGACCTGCCTCCCCGTAAAGAATGTGCTCCCCTCTGGCATGCAGCGCTCTTGGAACGTATGTCCGAGCTACAACTGACCCTACTGATCGGTCAGTACGCCCAGAAGTACTACCTGAAAGGTCATGCCAAGAAAAACCTGACGGAAACGGTCCGTAGCTTTGAAGATTACCAGCCCGATTGTATTCCTTTGCCGCACCCTTCGCCCCGCAATCGCTTCTGGCTGAAGAAAAACCCTTGGTTTGAGGAAATCCTTATTCCGCAACTGCAGTATCGTGTGAAAAAGGTTTTATATTGA